The proteins below come from a single Drosophila miranda strain MSH22 chromosome Y unlocalized genomic scaffold, D.miranda_PacBio2.1 Contig_Y1_pilon, whole genome shotgun sequence genomic window:
- the LOC117185947 gene encoding aminopeptidase N-like: protein MLGSTSIYCLLLLLMPSASLAVYDHYRLPIALEPQHYDIRILTHLNASDLRFEGAVRIDLLVLQPTRNITMHARNLRIDKSGISLTGGGERQCLTDMDIELNEVYDYYTLHLCRDPELGQTYQLTMHFESSLNATESGYYNSSYTDAASQEKHYLAVTQFSPTFARQAFPCFDEPSWKATFNVTLGYHKRYTGLSNMPILQCRQHESLRDYVWCEHEQLSRTSTYLVAYAVHDLTNAATVQSDTKNRVIFRNWLQPKAVDQANFSIAMAPRVIGYFEDLFRLDFPLRKIDQLAAPTHRFSAMENWGLVTFKEAKFVHSPNDLQVARDGKAKTLAHEYAHQWFGNLVTMKWWNDLWLKEGPSTYFAYLAVQPDWGCGERFIGEDLERFFLQDSASPARAISREVKDPAQILGQFSEYVYEKGALIMRMLHKMIGEEAFLLAIRSYISVHSFGNVEQAHLWQSMQAAAVEEKVLPPDFNLGRAMDSWTLQGGYPLVTAVRDYETGSVSLNQTRFYLEKGLRGGARGQRGGNCWWVPLSFVSQNHPDFERPRPQSWLECPTSAHTVKLPLSTARNEWFILNPQVSVIYRVNYDEHNWRMIISTLADDSSFGGIPVYNRVQLMDDLMALGEGKLLSYDWAFELFEYLQREEEFLPWKRSLLDRLGTLLSGRQATEFKVYMAKLLTAPYSRLPKLVAITSMSSTIREVSLMRLIYAHACRYRVDDCVPQARQAFLRDSNGFLELSADLQEVAYCTAIQQGSEADFPHVMQLFRNSALGCCRNISLLGEFLDYTLQSEKEEVSDCYLLAVKTALTREHVAIEAADHILSHAKRLTEKFKKRQLTSLLQTLAGNLHRPKDSARLKD, encoded by the exons ATGCTTGGATCTACATCCATTTACTGCCTCCTTTTACTGCTGATGCCTTCTGCCAGCCTGGCTGTCTACGATCACTATCGCCTGCCCATCGCCCTGGAGCCACAGCACTATGATATACGCATCCTGACCCACCTGAATGCCTCCGACCTGCGCTTCGAGGGGGCTGTGAGGATCGATCTGCTTGTCCTCCAGCCCACTAGAAACATCACGATGCATGCGCGGAATTTGCGGATAGACAAGTCTGGCATTTCGCTTACTGGTGGAGGGGAGAGGCAGTGCCTCACCGACATGGATATCGAGCTGAACGAGGTATACGACTACTACACGCTGCACCTGTGTAGGGATCCGGAGTTGGGGCAGACCTACCAGCTGACGATGCACTTTGAGTCGTCGCTGAATGCAACAGAGTCAGGCTACTACAACAGCTCCTACACGGACGCGGCATCCCAAGAGAAACA TTACTTGGCAGTCACACAGTTCTCTCCGACGTTTGCCCGCCAGGCGTTTCCCTGCTTTGATGAACCCTCATGGAAGGCCACTTTTAACGTGACCCTGGGCTACCACAAACGCTACACGGGCCTCAGCAACATGCCGATCCTTCAGTGCCGACAGCA TGAAAGCCTCCGTGACTATGTCTGGTGCGAGCACGAACAACTGTCGAGGACATCCACCTACCTGGTGGCCTATGCGGTCCACGATCTGACCAACGCGGCCACCGTGCAGAGCGACACCAAGAACAGGGTGATCTTCCGCAATTGGTTGCAGCCCAAGGCGGTGGATCAGGCCAACTTCTCCATCGCCATGGCCCCAAGAGTTATCGGCTACTTTGAGGATCTCTTTCGGCTGGACTTTCCGCTGAGAAAGATCGACCAGCTGGCAGCGCCCACCCACAGGTTCTCGGCCATGGAGAACTGGGGACTGGTCACCTTCAAAGAGGCCAAGTTCGTGCACAGCCCGAATGATCTGCAGGTGGCAAGGGATGGCAAGGCCAAGACGTTGGCCCACGAGTATGCGCATCAGTGGTTTGGCAACCTCGTGACCATGAAATGGTGGAACGATCTCTGGCTGAAGGAGGGCCCATCCACGTACTTCGCCTATCTGGCCGTGCAGCCCGATTGGGGTTGCGGCGAGCGATTTATAGGCGAGGACTTGGaacgtttctttcttcaggatTCGGCCAGCCCGGCGCGCGCCATTTCCCGAGAGGTGAAGGATCCTGCGCAGATCCTCGGGCAGTTCTCAGAGTACGTCTATGAGAAGGGCGCCCTGATCATGCGCATGCTGCACAAGATGATCGGCGAGGAGGCCTTCTTGCTGGCCATTCGCTCCTATATCTCCGTACACTCCTTCGGGAATGTGGAGCAGGCTCATCTGTGGCAGTCCATGCAGGCGGCAGCCGTGGAGGAGAAGGTGCTACCCCCTGACTTCAATCTTGGTCGAGCCATGGACTCGTGGACGCTGCAGGGGGGCTATCCACTGGTCACCGCTGTTCGGGACTACGAAACGGGCAGCGTGAGCCTCAATCAAACGAGATTTTACCTGGAGAAAGGCCTGAGGGGAGGCGCCAGAGGCCAGAGGGGAGGCAACTGCTGGTGGGTGCCGCTGAGCTTTGTCTCCCAAAACCATCCCGACTTTGAGCGCCCTCGTCCCCAGTCTTGGCTGGAGTGTCCCACTTCTGCACACACAGTGAAACTACCCCTCAGTACAGCACGCAATGAGTGGTTCATTCTGAATCCCCAGGTCAGTGTCATCTATCGGGTGAACTATGACGAGCACAATTGGAGGATGATCATCAGTACTCTGGCAGATGATTCAAGCTTTGGGGGCATCCCCGTGTACAACAGAGTCCAGCTAATGGATGATCTGATGGCCTTGGGTGAGGGAAAACTCCTCAGCTACGACTGGGCCTTCGAACTTTTCGAGTATCTGCAGAGGGAGGAGGAGTTCCTGCCCTGGAAGAGAAGCCTCTTAGACCGCCTTGGAACGTTATTGAGTGGTCGGCAGGCAACAGAGTTCAAG GTTTACATGGCAAAGCTCCTCACAGCGCCATATAGCCGCCTGCCCAAGCTGGTCGCCATCACGAGTATGTCCTCGACCATCAGGGAGGTGTCCTTAATGCGGCTGATCTACGCTCACGCCTGTCGCTACCGCGTGGACGACTGCGTGCCCCAGGCCAGGCAGGCCTTTTTGCGAGATTCAAATGGTTTCCTGGAGCTTTCCGCCGACTTGCAGGAGGTGGCCTACTGCACCGCCATCCAGCAGGGCAGCGAAGCGGACTTCCCGCATGTGATGCAGCTCTTCAGGAACTCGGCTCTTGGATGCTGCCGCAACATCAGTCTGCTGGGGGAGTTCCTCGACTACACGCTCCAGTCGGAGAAAGAAGAAGTCAGCGATTGCTACTTGctggccgtgaagaccgcattGACACGTGAGCACGTGGCCATCGAGGCGGCCGACCACATTCTGTCCCACGCCAAAAGACTCAC CGAAAAGTTCAAGAAACGGCAGCTGACGAGCCTCCTGCAGACCCTGGCTGGAAATCTGCACAGACCCAAAGATTCGGCAAGACTGAAGGACTGA